The nucleotide window CGTGTGTTTTACCGTCTGCGTCAGGGCGTCTTGCTCCTGAAGTTCGGATGCTTTCTGCCGTTCTCGCTGTTCTCTGTGACTCTGCGGTTAGCCGTTCGCAATTCTGGCCATAAAATTGCAACAAATCAGCGATTGAGGATCGGCCGAAAAACAACTTCCGGTTTTCAAACCCCACCGCGTGCCCTCTCCCGCGAGGCGAGAGGGGCTGCGGAGCGCGGCCGGCGGGCACGATTCCAATGGCGCGGCGACGGCGATCAGCGCGGACTCGGATCCGCGCGATCACTGACAAATGTGCCGGCCGCGATGGGCGGCGCATGCGGAGCGCCGATCGGTTTGTCACCGCCGAGCTTGCGGATCACGGTGTAAAACACCGGGGTGAGAAACAATCCGAAGAATGTGACCCCGAGCATGCCGTAAAACACCACGGTGCCAAGGGCCTGCCGCATTTCCGCGCCGGCGCCAGTGGCCACGAGCAGCGGCACCGCGCCCAATATGAACGCGAAGCTCGTCATTAGGATTGGCCGCAGCCGCAAATGCGCCGCATTGAGCGCCGCGTCCATGGCGCGCATGTTCGGATGGTGTTCTTGCTGCTGTTTGGCAAATTCAACGATCAGCACTGCATTCTTGACGCTCATCCCCGCGAGCACTACGAATCCTATCTGCGTGAAGATGTTGTCATCCAGCCGGCTGAGATAAACACCCGCGATGCCGCACAACAAACACATCGGCACGATCAGAATGATCGAGGCCGAAAGTGCGAAGCTTTCGTACTCCGCCGAATGCGTCAGAAAGACAAACAACACGCATAGCGGAAAGATAAACAACGCTGTGTTGCCGGCCGTCTCTTCCTGATATGCCAGTTCCGTCCATTCGTAGGTGATCCCCGGCGGCAGGTCTTTCTTTGCCAAGCGAGCCATGATCTCGATGGCCTGCCCGCTGCTGATCCCCGGAGCGCCGGCGCCATTGATTTCCGCCGACGGGTAAAGGTTGTAGCGATTGATTCGATCGGCGTCGTTGATATCGCGCAGATTCATGACCGTGCGGAGCGGCACCATTGCGCCTGCCCCATTGCGCGTCTTGAGTTGACCGACGTCGGAAGCCACGGCGCGGAACGGAGCATCCGCGTGGGCGATCACTTTATAAGTTCGGCCGAGATAGTTGAAGTCGTTGATGTAAAAACTGCCCAGATCGACCTGCAGGGTTTGAAAAATGTCCGTGACCGAGACGTTCTCCTTCTTCGCCTTGATTCGATCGACGTCGGCGTACAATTGAGGGACGTTCGCGCGAAACGACGTGAAGAGCGACGTCAATCGCGGATCCTGGCTGGCGTCAGCCACGACCGCATCGGTAGCGGCTTCGAGTTGCTGCGGCGTCGCCCGGCCGGAGCGATCTTCCACTTGCATCTTAAACCCGCCGGCCTGCCCGATACCTTGAACCGGCGGGGGCAGCAGCACGATGCAAAACCCCTCTTGAATGTGGCTGTATTGCTCGGTGAGATACTCCGTAAGCGCCTTTGCCGACTGTTCGGGATCCCCGCTTCGTTCGCGAAAGCTCTTCAGCGGCAGAAACATCGCGGCCGTGTTCGTCTGATTCGTGCCCGTCAGGAGGTTCAGTCCCGTAATCGCAAATGTTCCCTCGATCCCGCGCCGCTTGAGCGCGATTGCCGACATCCGGTTCAGCACGGCGTCAGTCCGATCGATCGCCGCCGCGTCGGGCAATGCCAAGGCGACGATCAGATATCCCTGGTCCTGTTGAGGAATGAAGCCCGTCGGCACCGATTTGAAGCCCAAATACGTCAGAAACAGCAGACCGGCATACACGGCCAAAACCAGCACCGAGAGCCGAATCGCCTGCCGCAGCAGGATCACATAGCCGGCGTTCAATTTCTCCAACCCCCGGTCGAACAACCGGAAAAACCAGCCGACGGTCATGTCGATCAACCGCGTCAGGTGATCCTTCTTGGCCTTGTGCGGTTTGAGGATCAGCGCCGCGAGAGCGGGGCTCAGCGTCAACGAGTTGAAGGCGGATAAGAGCGTCGAGAACGAGATCGTCAAAGCGAATTGGCGATAAAACTGGCCCGTAATCCCGCTGATAAACGCGACAGGCACGAAGACGGCCGTCAACCCGCAGGCGATGGCGATGACGGCCGGCGTCACTTCCTCGAGCGCCCGAAAGGATGCCTCGCGCGGCGACAGGCCGTCTTCGATCCAGCGATCGACGTTTTCGACCACCACGATGGCATCGTCGACGACGATGCCGATCGCCAGCACCAATCCGAACATCGACAAATTGTTGAGCGAAAAACCGAAGATCGCCATCACGGCAAAGGTCCCGATCAGCGACACGGGAATGGCCAGCAGGGGCACCAGCGCCGCGCGCCAATTCTGCAGGAACACCAAGACGACGAGCGCCACCAAGGCAATCGCCTCGAACAGCGTTGTCACGACGTCATGAATGCTGTCTCGGACAAACGTCGTCGTGTCGTAGGGAATTGCGTAGGCAATTCCCGAGGGAAAATCGGCCCGCAGTTCATTCAACCGCTTGTAGATTGCGTTTGCCGTAGCGATGGCATTGGAGCCAGGAAGCTGGAAAACGCCGATCCCCACGGCCGGCAAACCGTTGTAGTGCGTGTTGGTCGTGTAATCGGCGGCCCCCAACTCGACTCGCGCTACGTCCCGCAGTCTGGTCACGCTCCCGTCGGCGCCGGTCTTGACGACGATTTCGCCGAATTCCTTCGGCTCGATCAGCCGCCCCTGGGCGCTGACGGTGTACTGGAAAGAGGTTCTCCCGGGGGGCAACGGCGCCGCCCCCACGATGCCCGCGGCAACCTGAACGTTCTGCTCTTGCACCGCGGAGATGACGTCTCCGGCCGTCAAATTTCGCGACGCCATGTTCTCCGGATTCAACCAAAGACGCATCGAATAATCGCGCGCTCCGAAGATCGTCAAGTCGCCGACGCCCTGCACCCGGGCCAACTCGTCCTTGATCTGCAAGGTGACATAATTACTCACATACAGCGGATCGCGACTTCCGTCGGGCGAATAGACCGCGATGCCCAACGTGATGTTGGGCGAAGCCTTTTTCACCACGATCCCCGCGCGCTGCACGTCGGGCGGCAACACCGGCGTCGCGATCGCTACCCGGTTTTGAACTTGCACCTGGGCGATGTCCAGATCGGTGCCCAACTTGAACGTAAGGGTCAACGCCATGTTGCCGTCGTTCGTGCTTTGGCTCGACATGTAGAGCATGCCTTCGACGCCGTTGACCTGCTCCTCGATCGGCGTCGCCACGGTCGCCGCGACTGTTTTTGCGTTGGCGCCGGGATAACTCGCGCTGACGGTGACCGTGGGAGGCGCGATGTCGGGAAACTGCGAGATGGGCAACGAGAACGCGGCGACCGCGCCCACGATCACCGTGACGATCGAAAGCACGGCGGCGAACACCGGCCGATCGATGAAGAAATGCGCGAATCGCACTTATCGATCCCCGGCTTTGGGCTTGACGGAGCGCGGCTGAGCCGCGAATTCGCTTCCGTCGCGCTTGCCGCTCGGCGATTCAGCCGGCGGCACGGCGACACTGTCTCCCGGATCGGAAAACGAGCCGGGATTCACCTTGATCGGAACCTCGTTGGGCACGACGACCGCGCCCGGACGTGCCCGCATCTGTCCGTTGACGACGACCCGATCGCCCGGCTCGATGCCCGAGGCAACGGCGCGCAAATCGCCGAACAAAGCGCCCAGCGTCACCGGTCGAACCGACACCTTGTTGTCCTTCCCGACGACCAGCAAATTGTGCTGGTTCTGGTCGTTGCCGATCGCGGCGTCGGGCACCAGTTGGGCATGATAGCGCCCGCTCCCCGGCACGCTAAGCCGGGCAAACAGGCCCGGAATCAGCTCGCCGGAAGCGTTCTTCAGCACGGCCCGCATCCGCAAGGTCCCCGTCGTGGGATCGACGTGATTGTCGAGAAAGTCGATGACGCCTTGAGTGGGAGGATCGCTCCCGATTTGAACGTTGCATGGCAATGCACCTTCGCGCGCGCTGAGCAGCTTTCGCTCCTGCGCGAGCCGCTGATACTTCAACACCGATTGCTCGTCGACATCGACATAGCAGTAGATCGGCGAGACGGATTGGACGGTGGTGAGCAATGTCGCCTGTCCGGCGCCGCCGTTGACAAGATTGCCGACCGTCACCATTTTGTAGCTGATCCGGCCATCGATCGGCGACAACACGCGGCACCACTCCAGATCGAGCCGCGCCGATTCGAGCGCTGCCTTCGCCGACTCGAGCGCCGCCTCGGCCTGCTCGACGACTGCCAAGGCATTATCCACATCTTGCTGCGAAACGGCGCCGGAGTTTTCGCGCTGCAAGGCCGACAGCCGCCGCGAGGTCACCCGCGCGATGGCCAAGGCGGCCTCCGATTTCTTCCGCTCGGCTTCCTTTAGATCGAGATCCGCCTTGAACGGCCGATCATCGATGACAGCCAGCAAATCGCCTTGCTTGACAATCGCTCCTTCGCCAAACGGCATCTTGACGATCAGCCCGCTCACCCGCGCCATGATGTTTGCCACCTCGGGCGCCTGCAAGTGCCCCGTGTAAACGTCCCACTCCACGACATCCTTTTGAATCGGCCGTGCAACGGTCACTTCGGGCGGAGGCGGCGGAGTCATCGGCGGCTCCGATCTTCCGCAGCCCACCAAACCCACGATCAACAACAGCAAAAAGCCCGTCCCCTGGCCGTACGATCGCCTGGCCGCCGTTGTGTTCAATGCAAGTGGCGTCATGGCGCGATATTCTTACGGATTTCGGCGGAGGCCACGATGACCAATTCGAGCGGCTTCGCGAACGCCACAGGTGGCCCAGCCGGCTGAGACCCCATGCCGAGGAACTCGCTCCGGGCAGCCGGCCTTTTGGCGCGGCCCGGGCAACACCTCAATTGTTCAATAAAACTGAACATCGGCATGTTAGTATCACTGGACGACCGAGTCAATCCATCGTATAGTTTTTTCATGCGTCCGCTCTATCATCCTTCACTCGACGAGATCACTGTTCAGGGCATCTTGTATGCCCTGTCCGATCCGGCGCGCGTGCGAATCCTCGTCGAGTTGATCGATGCCGACTGCGCCAAGAACTGTTCGGCGTTCTTGCACATTGACAAGCGGCCGTTGCCCAAGTCGACCGTGTCTCAGCACTTCAGAATCCTGCGCGAGTCAGGGCTGATCCGCAGTCTCCGCAAAGGCACTGAGCTCCAGAATCAAACGCGATGTGCCGAGCTCAAAAGGCGGTTCGGTCCTATGATCGCCGCAATTCTAGAGGCGTTTCACGACGAAGCGCGGCGGCACAAATGACGCGGCCGACGTACCGAAAGAAGGGTGCTGCGAAAAGCCTTAAGGGCCAAATCAGTGCTCTCTTGGCAGCGAGGCCGCGCAGCGGATCGAACAATTTACCCACCGACTCCGACTTGTCTCAAGTCAGACTCGTGATGCGCAGGACCCCCGGCGCAGCTTGCGATTGGTCATGCACAAGAAAATAGCGGATTCGCCAGCGGAACCTCATGACGAGCGCGGCACGTTGCCGGCGACTAGCGACCGGCAGCCGAATTCAAGCCGACGTCGATTCGAACGCTATCGCCAGAAGTTCAAGCGGCAGGAATTGCCCCAGGGCGGGATTCATTCCTCCGGGGATTCTCGGAGTCCACAGGACCGCGTTCGTTCCGCAGCCCAACTCGTTTGGCATTTTTTGCGGCTGCTGATCCCCTATCGATTTGAAACGTTCTGGATTCTCGCATCGGCGACGACCGCGACTTTGATCGGTCTGCTGCCGCCGGCGGGAACGAAGTTTATCATCGACTACGGTTTGGGCCATGAACGGCCGCCGGAGCGTTGGCTGCGGCTATTTCCGGCGCTCGCTGATCCCAGGCGCCTTCTATTACTGACGGTGCTTGCCGTTTCGATCGTCTCGCTTTTGAAGATCCTGATCCAGATTTGCGGACGTTGGTACGCGACGAAAATCTCCAAGCAAATCCAGTTGGACGTTCGCCGCCGAGTATTCGAGCATGCCGTGCGATTGCCGCTCCACCGCGTGCACGAGATTCGTTCCGGAGGTGTGGCGTCGATTCTGCGGGAAGATGGCGGTAGCGTCGGCGAGTTGATGTTCGGCATGCTGTTCAATCCATGGAGCGCCATCATTCAGTTGATCGGCAGCCTTGCAATTCTGGCCTGGGTCGACTGGTCGCTGCTTCTCGGGGCGCTGGTGCTTCTGCCAACCGTGTTCGTGACCCATCGCGCTTGGATCAACAACATTCGGCCCCAATTTCGCGTGATTCGCAAACAGCGGGAGCAAATTGACGCGGGCGCCACGGAATCGTTCGCCGGAATGAGGATCGTCCGCGCATTCAGCCGACAGAAGCGCGAGGCGGCTCGGTTTACAACGGAGAACAACTTGATGGCCCGCCAGGAGCTATACGCCTGGTGGTGGATGCGTGGTGTCGAAACGGCTTGGGAAGTTCTGATTCCCGTTGCCAGCGCCGGACTGCTCTTCTTCGGCGGACTGCGCGTGCTCGCCGGTCACATGACCGTGGGCGATCTGATGATGTTTCTGGTTTATCTGCTGATGCTCCTGGAGCCGCTTGCCACGCTTGCACAAAGCGCTACGCAATTTCAAAACAGCCTCAGCGGTCTCGATCGGGTGCTCGACCTGTTGGGCGAATCGCGCGAGATGCCGTCCACTCCAGACTCCTTGAAAGCGGACCGCCATGCGATCCTCGGGGATATTGCAATGGTGCATGTGTCCTTCACCTATCCCGGCGCCGACCAACCCGCGCTCAGCGACGTCTGCCTCTCGGTTGCCGCCGGGCAAACGGTTGCCTTGGTTGGACCCAGCGGCGCGGGCAAAACAACGCTCAGTAATCTGGTGGCCCGCTTTTATGATCCGACTTCCGGTCGTGTGGCCCTCGACGGACGTGACCTGCGCGACTACGACGTGGAATCGTTTCGCACGCTGCTGGGAATTGTCGAGCAGGATGTGTTTCTGTTCGACGGGACGATCGCTCAAAACATCGGCTATGCCAGACGCGACGCGACTCCCGGCGAAATCCGTGCGGCGGCCGCTGCCGCCAACGCCACCGAGTTCATCGATCGCATGACCGACGGAATGCAAACGGTCATCGGCGAGCGGGGCGTGCGGCTCAGCGGCGGCCAACGACAGCGGCTGGCCATCGCCCGCGCAATCCTCGCGGATCCTAAATTGTTGATTCTCGACGAAGCCACCAGCAACCTTGACACCGACAGCGAACGACTGATCCAGCAAAGCCTCGCGAATCTCATGCGCGGCCGGACCAGTTTCGTAATCGCACATCGCTTGAGCACGATCGCCCGCGCCGATTTGATTGTCGTCGTGGAACACGGCCGAATCAGCCAAACCGGAACGCATTCGGAACTGATGTCCAGAGGGGGAAAATATCGCGCCATGGTGGAGCAGCAAATCGACATGACATTGGGGAATATCAACCCCGCGCCGGCGAATGGCACTGACTTCGCCCGAGCCTAGCCAACGAAAATCGTTGCGGCATCATCGCAGCGCGCAACAAAGGGGACGCAGCCGAATGCCACCAAGTTAGGCGCAACCTGTTTGAGCGAAGCGGCGCCACGCGCAGCGTCTCTTCCACGACCCGTGCGAACGCTCGGTAATCCCTGTCGGGGTGGAACAGGTGCATCCGCCCGACGCCGCGGTTCAGCACGTGAAACAACCCTCCCGCCGCGGCACGACTCGTGCGATTCGAGGATGGCCAACATCTTGCCCGAACAACCCATCCTTGCCAATATATGCGCCTGTCCCCTTTATTGGCCCCCCTTTATTGGCCCGCCCATGACAGTGCTTTATTGGCCCGCCTGATTCCGTTCCTCGTGAAAGAAGGTCGGCAGCGGTTAGAGGCGAGGGCTGTTGCTGTGCAGAGGCGGGGTGCAAGGCCTGACTCGCCCATTCAAGAACTGGATTTGCCGGCGCACGACGGCATCCTCCGCCCAGTATGGAACCGGGCGCCCTGAAAGCAGTGCATTATCTTGAGATGTCTGCATTTATCGGGCGATCTAAGACAGGATGCAAAGCATCTGGTAAACTAGGCTGGGAGCGAGCGTCCTGTGTTTGTCAACCCATACCTAGTGGCCTGGAATCGGCGGCAAGGCAAGAATGGCGAATCAACTGACCCGAGCCGTCGAGGACTATCTTAAGGCAATTCATCGCCTGGGCGGGGTCGATAAGATGATCTCGCCCGTGGACCTTTCTGCACGGTTGCAAGTCCGGGCCGCTTCCGTGACCGGAATGCTCAGGCGGTTGTCCGAAGGGGGATGGGTCGCCTACACGGTCGGGCAAGGCGCGCGTTTGACGGCCAAGGGTACGGCTGAAGCGCGGCGAGTGATCCGTCGACACCGTCTGATGGAATTGTTTCTCACGCGCGTTTTGGGGTTGGATTGGAGCGAGGTTGACGCGGAAGCCGAGGCATTGGAGCATGCAATGTCCGCCCGTCTGGAGCAGGCGATTGCGGAATTCCTAGGGGAACCGCTTGAGGATCCGCATGGTCATCCGATCCCAACTCGCGAAGGAAAGCTTACCCACCGAGATCTTCGTCCGTTGCATTCTTTCGAGCCCGGCGATCGCGTGGTGATTCGCGAAGTGCAGGACGATCGCCCCGACCGATTGCGGCGCTGGTCCGATCTCGGACTTCGCCCCGGCGCCCTCGTCACTTTGGTCAGCCGCCAACCTCTCGACGGCACTTTCCACGTTCTGGTCGGAGGTCAGGTTGCCGTTTTGGGCGCTGAAGGGCTTGCCGGTCTTCTCGTCGAGCCGGTCGCGCCTGCCCGGGCCTGCCGGCCCGCCGCAAAAAAGGCGCGGC belongs to Pirellulales bacterium and includes:
- a CDS encoding ArsR family transcriptional regulator — protein: MLVSLDDRVNPSYSFFMRPLYHPSLDEITVQGILYALSDPARVRILVELIDADCAKNCSAFLHIDKRPLPKSTVSQHFRILRESGLIRSLRKGTELQNQTRCAELKRRFGPMIAAILEAFHDEARRHK
- a CDS encoding efflux RND transporter periplasmic adaptor subunit, whose amino-acid sequence is MTPLALNTTAARRSYGQGTGFLLLLIVGLVGCGRSEPPMTPPPPPEVTVARPIQKDVVEWDVYTGHLQAPEVANIMARVSGLIVKMPFGEGAIVKQGDLLAVIDDRPFKADLDLKEAERKKSEAALAIARVTSRRLSALQRENSGAVSQQDVDNALAVVEQAEAALESAKAALESARLDLEWCRVLSPIDGRISYKMVTVGNLVNGGAGQATLLTTVQSVSPIYCYVDVDEQSVLKYQRLAQERKLLSAREGALPCNVQIGSDPPTQGVIDFLDNHVDPTTGTLRMRAVLKNASGELIPGLFARLSVPGSGRYHAQLVPDAAIGNDQNQHNLLVVGKDNKVSVRPVTLGALFGDLRAVASGIEPGDRVVVNGQMRARPGAVVVPNEVPIKVNPGSFSDPGDSVAVPPAESPSGKRDGSEFAAQPRSVKPKAGDR
- a CDS encoding metal-dependent transcriptional regulator encodes the protein MANQLTRAVEDYLKAIHRLGGVDKMISPVDLSARLQVRAASVTGMLRRLSEGGWVAYTVGQGARLTAKGTAEARRVIRRHRLMELFLTRVLGLDWSEVDAEAEALEHAMSARLEQAIAEFLGEPLEDPHGHPIPTREGKLTHRDLRPLHSFEPGDRVVIREVQDDRPDRLRRWSDLGLRPGALVTLVSRQPLDGTFHVLVGGQVAVLGAEGLAGLLVEPVAPARACRPAAKKARRKGEAG
- a CDS encoding ABC transporter ATP-binding protein — encoded protein: MRLLIPYRFETFWILASATTATLIGLLPPAGTKFIIDYGLGHERPPERWLRLFPALADPRRLLLLTVLAVSIVSLLKILIQICGRWYATKISKQIQLDVRRRVFEHAVRLPLHRVHEIRSGGVASILREDGGSVGELMFGMLFNPWSAIIQLIGSLAILAWVDWSLLLGALVLLPTVFVTHRAWINNIRPQFRVIRKQREQIDAGATESFAGMRIVRAFSRQKREAARFTTENNLMARQELYAWWWMRGVETAWEVLIPVASAGLLFFGGLRVLAGHMTVGDLMMFLVYLLMLLEPLATLAQSATQFQNSLSGLDRVLDLLGESREMPSTPDSLKADRHAILGDIAMVHVSFTYPGADQPALSDVCLSVAAGQTVALVGPSGAGKTTLSNLVARFYDPTSGRVALDGRDLRDYDVESFRTLLGIVEQDVFLFDGTIAQNIGYARRDATPGEIRAAAAAANATEFIDRMTDGMQTVIGERGVRLSGGQRQRLAIARAILADPKLLILDEATSNLDTDSERLIQQSLANLMRGRTSFVIAHRLSTIARADLIVVVEHGRISQTGTHSELMSRGGKYRAMVEQQIDMTLGNINPAPANGTDFARA
- a CDS encoding multidrug efflux RND transporter permease subunit; this encodes MRFAHFFIDRPVFAAVLSIVTVIVGAVAAFSLPISQFPDIAPPTVTVSASYPGANAKTVAATVATPIEEQVNGVEGMLYMSSQSTNDGNMALTLTFKLGTDLDIAQVQVQNRVAIATPVLPPDVQRAGIVVKKASPNITLGIAVYSPDGSRDPLYVSNYVTLQIKDELARVQGVGDLTIFGARDYSMRLWLNPENMASRNLTAGDVISAVQEQNVQVAAGIVGAAPLPPGRTSFQYTVSAQGRLIEPKEFGEIVVKTGADGSVTRLRDVARVELGAADYTTNTHYNGLPAVGIGVFQLPGSNAIATANAIYKRLNELRADFPSGIAYAIPYDTTTFVRDSIHDVVTTLFEAIALVALVVLVFLQNWRAALVPLLAIPVSLIGTFAVMAIFGFSLNNLSMFGLVLAIGIVVDDAIVVVENVDRWIEDGLSPREASFRALEEVTPAVIAIACGLTAVFVPVAFISGITGQFYRQFALTISFSTLLSAFNSLTLSPALAALILKPHKAKKDHLTRLIDMTVGWFFRLFDRGLEKLNAGYVILLRQAIRLSVLVLAVYAGLLFLTYLGFKSVPTGFIPQQDQGYLIVALALPDAAAIDRTDAVLNRMSAIALKRRGIEGTFAITGLNLLTGTNQTNTAAMFLPLKSFRERSGDPEQSAKALTEYLTEQYSHIQEGFCIVLLPPPVQGIGQAGGFKMQVEDRSGRATPQQLEAATDAVVADASQDPRLTSLFTSFRANVPQLYADVDRIKAKKENVSVTDIFQTLQVDLGSFYINDFNYLGRTYKVIAHADAPFRAVASDVGQLKTRNGAGAMVPLRTVMNLRDINDADRINRYNLYPSAEINGAGAPGISSGQAIEIMARLAKKDLPPGITYEWTELAYQEETAGNTALFIFPLCVLFVFLTHSAEYESFALSASIILIVPMCLLCGIAGVYLSRLDDNIFTQIGFVVLAGMSVKNAVLIVEFAKQQQEHHPNMRAMDAALNAAHLRLRPILMTSFAFILGAVPLLVATGAGAEMRQALGTVVFYGMLGVTFFGLFLTPVFYTVIRKLGGDKPIGAPHAPPIAAGTFVSDRADPSPR